From bacterium Unc6:
GCGGCAAAAAATCCCGCCCATCACAGGTATGCGCTTGACCAGGGTATGCCGCTTTTGAGGATAGCAATTTCAAGGTGGTATGAAAAAAGATTTGGTGTTGTATTGGATCCAGATAAAGAAATACTTCCTCTTATAGGTTCTAAAGAGGGTATTGCCCACATACCGCTTGCGTTTATAAATCCAAATGATGAGGTTCTTGTTCCGGACCCCTGTTATCCTCCATATAAAAGCGGAACAATACTTGCAGAAGGAAAAGTTAGAATTATGTCTCTTCTTGAAAGCAATGCCTTTCTTCCTGATATAAATGAAGTGAAAAAACAAGGGCTCAACAGGGTAAAGATGATGTTTTTAAATTATCCCAATAATCCAACAGGTGCGGTAGCAGATAAAGTGTTTTTTGAAGAAGTAGTGGAATTTGCCATAAAAAACAATATCCTTGTATGCCATGATGCCGCATATTCAGAAATAGCATTTGACGGATACAAGCCTGTTAGTTTTCTTTCTATCCCGAACGCAAAAGAGATTGGGGTTGAGTTTCATTCGCTTTCAAAAACCTGTAATATGAGTGGTTGGAGGATTGGGTGGGTTTGTGGAAATTCAAAGGCTATCCTTGCGCTTGGCAGGGTTAAATCAAATATAGATTCCGGTATATTTCAAGCAATCCAGGAGGCAGGTATAGAGGCATTGAACATTCCTGATGGATTTTTGAAAAACCTAAATTTAATGTATCAGGAAAGAAGGGATGTTCTTGTGGAAGGCTTAAAACAGATTGGATGGAATGTAAAAAAACAAAAGGCAACATTTTATGTGTGGATACCTGTTCCACCAGGACATACATCTTCAGAGATGTCTACAACCCTTCTTGAAAAAGCAAACATAGTTGTTGCCCCGGGGACAGGATTTGGGCCCAACGGAGAAGGATACATAAGGATTGCACTTACAGTTGATAAAAATAGAATTAAAGAAGCGGTGGAAAGAATAGCCAGAATAAAATAAAAATGTTCGTAAAACCCGTATTCCGTCACTTGCATATCGTAAAAGATACGGAATACGAAAATAAAGATGGAAAAATACTGGAATGAAAGAGTGTTTATCGGAGTTGGTTCTAATGTCGGGAAAAGAGAACTATTTATTAAAAAGGCCCTTGATTTGATAAGAAATAACAGACAGATGCGTTTGGTTAAAATTTCAAGTATCATTGAAACAGAACCTGTGGGCTCAAGTAAAAGAAAATTTTTAAATGCTGTTATTGAAATAAGAACCATACTTTCCCCTGTTCAATTGTTAAAAAGACTTAAATATTTTGAAAAAATTCTTGGCAGAAAAAACACAGGCCACTGGGGAGCAAGAGAGATTGATTTAGACATACTTTATTTTGGCAAAAGAAAAATAAATACCTCGTCCCTGCGGGTTCCTCATCCTTTCATACAGGAAAGGGATTTTGTCCAAATCCTGCTTTCGGAATTTTAAAAATTATGGATATTTTCAGATATAACATATCATTGGTATTGTCAGAGATTCTTCATCTGCCCTCACAGGATATTGATGGTCTTATTGAGATTCCTCCGGAGGAGCATTTGGGGGATTATGCGCTTCCCTGTTTTCGTTTAGGTTCTGTTCTTAAACAATCTCCTCAGAAGATTGCAACCGATATTGCGTCAAATATAGCGCAGATAGATTTTGTTAAAGAGGTTAAAACAAGCGGTGGATATGTTAATTTTTTTCTTAACACAGAGATTTTTATATCAAGGGCACTGAATCAGATAGAGAAAGGTGGGTTTGGAAAATCAGAACAGGGCAGGGGAAAAACAGTGGTGATAGATTTCTCATCGCCCAACATCGCCAAGCCTTTTAGTGTAGGACATTTAAGGTCAACCGTTATCGGGAATTCCCTTTCTCGTATATATGAATATCTCGGATATAATGTGATAAAAATAAATCATCTGGGAGACTGGGGAACACAGTTTGGAAAAATTATCGTTGCGTTTGAAAAATGGGGGAAACAGGAACTTCTTGATTCAGATGACCCTGTAAAATATCTTGTTGAATTATATGTCAGATTCCATGAAGAATCAAAAAAGGACACTTCTTTAGAAGAAATTGCAAGGACAAGGTTTAAGGAACTTGAAGAAGGCAAGAAGGGTGTTGTTTTATTATGGGAAAAATTTAAAGTCATTAGCTTAAAAGAGTTTCAGAGGATTTATGATATATTAGGTGTCCAATTTAACTCTGTAACAGGCGAAAGTTTTTATAATACTGGAACAGAAGATTTTATAAAAAGAATAAGTTCCATGGGTTTGACAAAAGAAAGTCAGGGTGCACTGATAGTGGACCTTGAAAGATTTGGTATGCCGCCTCTTTTGTTAAGAAAAAGCGATGAAGCGACACTCTATGCAACAAGAGATCTTGTGTGTGCAATATATAGATACGAAAAGTATAGATTTGACAAAATGCTTTATGTTGTCGGGCAGGACCAGAGGCTTCATTTTAAACAGGTATTTCAGGTTCTTAAAATGATGGGCCATTCTTGGGCTGACAGGTGTTTCCATATTGATTTTGGTATGATAAGGTCCGGGGGTGAGAAGATGTCAACAAGAAGAGGCAGGGTTGTGCTTCTTGAAGATGTTCTTACTCTTTCAAACAATTATGTGGGTATTATAATGAAAGACAGACCATTTTCTGAAACAGCAAAACAGACCATTGCAAGAAATGTCGGCGTTGCAGCAGTTATATTTTCTGATTTAAAAAATAAAAGAATAAAAGATATAGACTTTGATATTGAGAAGGCACTTTCATATAACCCGCAAGATCAGACTTTTAAAGGACAGACAGGCCCTTATCTTCAATACATCAACGCAAGGCTTTCCAGCCTTTTAAAAAGATATGGAAAGCCGATTGAAAAAGATGTGACTCTACAACCCTTGAAAGACGAGCAGGAATTCAAGGTTGTAAGGGCCTTATACCGTTATCCTGAAATTGTTATAAATGCCGCAAATTCAAATGAACCCTCAATGATAGCAGATTATCTTCTTGATGTTGCAAGTCTTTTTTCAACATATTATCAGGATAAAAACAAACACAAGATAATATCGGATAACGAACCCTTAAGCAGCGCAAGAATAAGAATGTGTTCAGGTGTAAAAGATGTATTATTGAGCGGTTTTTATCTTCTTGGAATAAATGCTGTTGAGGAGATGTAATGGTGTGCAGTTCTATAATTAAGATAGCATGTATGATGAATTATTAAAAGGCATACTGCTTGGGGGTTGTTAAGGGGTGAGAGCGAACAGAGTGAGCATCAGAGGGGTGAGAGCCCCTATGAAATGCTCCTTTCTGAAAAGCGTCTGTAAAACAAAAATTTAAAGAACGGAGCAATAGATGGATTATCACATTTATACAACATATTCAAAAGATGCAGACCCTACAATGAACCTTGAAGGTATTGTAGAAAAAGGATGTGAATTGGGATATGCCTCAATTGGTGTATGCGAGCATATTTTTGACAGGGGTGAAGTAGAAGTATATGAGACAATTAAACAAGAGCTCAACAGCCTAAAAAAGGAATTAAAAGTATACAGTGGAATAGAAGTAGTACTGCAGGGGCCGCGGGGCGATCTGCCGTTGGATGAAGAAACCTGCAGGATGTTGGACCCTGATTATGTGCTTGGAGCGGTGCACGGGTCATATGTAAGCAGTTATGATAGGGAACTTATTATTGCTCGCCATCATGCGCTTCTTTGCAAACTTGCAAGAGAAAAGTGTATAGATGTTATAGCACATCCCTGGTGGTTTCCTCCTAAGGAGTTTCAACACAGAAGGTTTCCAAAATTTGATGACTTTTCAGTTGTTCCAGGTATGGCACATAATGACCTGGCAAGTATTTGTGTAGGAAATAAAACAGCCATAGAAGCAAATGCCGAGCTTATAATTTTTTCAGAATATTATCCTAAAGAGTTTATTGAACAATACATAAACTATTTAAAATTTATGGCAGACAAATCAGTTCCTATATGTATAGGTTCAGGTGCGCATACAATAACAGCCATAGACAAGGGCAAACATCTGATAAAAAGACTAAAGATGGCCGGAATTTCAGAGGGGTGTTTCTGGGATCCTGCAATGGGGAAAAATTCAAGGGAAAAAAGAAAGAAAGCGCTAAAACAAGGAAACGGCAACATTGTGCTTGTAGGATTTATGGGCGCCGGCAAAACAGAGGTTGGGAAATCTCTTTCACGACATCTGGGTATGAAATTTATGGATATGGATCTGGTAATAGAAGGCAGAGAAGGAAGAACAATAAAAGAAATATTTGAACAGGATGGAGAAAACTTTTTTAGAGTAGTTGAATCTGAAGTCTGTCAAGAAGTTCCGGAAAGCGAAAACTCTGTAATTGCAACAGGGGGAGGAGTTGTATTAAAAAGACAGAATATGTATCACTTAAAAACAAATTCAGTTGTCATACACCTTTCGGTTGATATTGAAGATGTCTTGAAAAGAACATCAGAGCAGACAGACAGACCACTTCTTAATGTGCCTGATGTCAGAAAAGAAATTGAAAAACTTATCTTGTTAAGAAAACCTTACTACAATCAGGCAGACTGGACAGTTTCAACAAAGGATAAGAAACCCTCTGATATTGCAGATGAAATAATAAAAACAGTGGGGTTAGAGTCTTGAAAGACGATACAAGATACTATCTTCTTCTTTCTCTTGTGGAAGGACTGGGGGCAGTTGGTATTTCAAAACTTATAGAGAGGTTTGGTTCGGCGAAAGAAGCCTTTGATGCAAAAAAAATTCAATCCTCTGATATTTTTAAAAAAGCAGACCAGATAGTTTTCACATCAAGAAAGAAAGGTATAGATATAATCTCGTTGTCGGACCTTCAATACCCTGGTTTTCTTAAAACTATTCCGGACCCTCCTCCTGTGCTGTATACCCTTGGTAATCTTGAAGGCGATGTTGCAAGGATTGCAATAGTTGGCTCAAGAAGTTCCACATACCATTCACTAAATATTGCAGAAACCATCTCTTCAGGGCTCGGCGGTGCCGGAATTACTATTGTTTCAGGATTTGCAAGGGGTGTTGACACAGCAGCACATAGAGGAGCAGTACTGTGTTCATCAAAAGGTGGAGGAAGAACAATTGCGGTTATGGGATGCGGGGTTGATATTATATACCCGGAAGAAAATAAAAAACTTTATGAGGATATTATAAAAAAAGGAGCCATTATCTCAGAGTTCCCGCCTCAAACCCCTCCTTTTAAGACAAACTTTCCAAAAAGAAATCGTATAATAAGCGGGCTTTGTCTTGCAGTAGTGGTTGTTCAGGCAACAAGATACTCAGGTGCTCTTATTACCGCCAGACTTGCACTTGAGCAGGGAAGGGAGGTTTTTACTGTCCCGGGTCCGGGAGGTTCTGAACGATACAGAGGCTCAAATGACCTTATAAGACAGGGAGCAAAGATTGTTGAAAGTGCAACAGATATACTTGAAGAACTTCAACCGGTGCTTAAATCCCATATTTCATACTGGCAAAAAGATGACAAGGAAAACAACAATACAGAATATCCGACAGATGACCCTGTATTAAATCTTTTGTCAGAAGAGCCCATCCATATTGATACCATAAGTGAAAAACTTCTTATAGATATCCCGCGCTTGAGTACAAAACTTTTTGAATTTGAGGTGAAAGGACTTATAAAAAAACTTCCAGGCGGAAAATATATAAAAAAATAAAGTCTGTAAGCTCCAAACCCCATTAAGTCCGGTGCTCAAGACCACATGTGGGCGGGTGCGGGCTACCGCAGTATGACGGGGCAGGCCCTGAATCAATCAGAGGCGGATTTGACTTTTGTCCATAGTTTTGTTAAAATTAAATATAGAGAACGAGGCTTGTCCCTGTACAAACGGGGATTCAGTGCTTCGGGTACCCTTTGGGTGTGGGATTTGAGATTTGTTTGGGATTTGTATCTTTTAGATTTTTGATATTTGATTTTTAATTGAGGAGGGGATATGAGATTTCAAATTAAAAAAGATGTATTATATAAAACAATCAAACCTGTGCTAAATGTTGTATCTACAAAAACAACACTACCAATATTATTAAACATTCTTATAGATGTAGAAAAAGACAGGATACACTTTTCATCAACAGACCTTGATATTGCAATGACAACAACTATTCAAACCTCAAATAGTGAAAATATAAATATAGAAGAAGCAGGCTCTATAACTATTCCCGGAAAAAGAATAGGGGAGATATTAGATAAATTACCAAATGAAAAAATTGTTTTTTCCTCATTAAAAAACAATATCTTAAGAATGGACTGTCAAAAATGTTTTTTTAGACTTATAGGGCTCCCCAGAGAGGATTTTCCTAAAATTCCAGTTTTTTCTGAAACTAATAAGATTAAAATAGAACAAAAAAAATTAAAGGAAGCACTCACTTTAACCTCTTGTGCAACATCACGTGAAACAGAAAGATATGGGTTGAATGGCATATTTTTTGAGTTTATGAAAGATACTATAAGATTTGTTGCAACAGATGGAAGAAGGCTTGCGTATGTAGATAAAAAAATTACACCAGAAAATAAAATTGAAAAAAATATTACAGTGCCAACAAAAACTATAAATGAAATTCAAAGAATTATAGAAGAATCTGGAGATGTAGAAATATCTTTAACAGACAACCAAATATGTTTTTCAACAAACATTGATACTTTCCAATCCGGGGTTTCTATCAATTTAAACCTAATATCACGAATCCTTGATGCGCAGTTTCCGGACTATAAACAGGTTATTCCAAAACAGGGAAATAAAAGGATACACCTAAAAACTCAAGAATGGCTGGGCGCACTAAAAAGAGCGGCACTTTTTACCACAATAGATGACCCTGCAATTAAATTAGATATTATGAAAAATAAACTTGTTATTTCAAAAATAACACCAGATATAGGAGAAATAAGAGAAGAAATAGACACAAACTATAAGGCAGAAGAGATAAGCATAGGATTTGTTCCTCACTATCTTATAGATGTAGTAAAAAATCTACCCGACGAAGAGATTGATATAGATATAGTAGACACAGAGGTGGGGAAAGTGTCAGTAGTAAAAATAAAGGACGGACAGGGTATGGATTATTTTCATATGGTCCTTCCTATTGCATTAGAGTAATTATTGTGGAAGATAAATTTGGATTTATATCTCATATATTAAAAGAGGTTCTATCTGATATAGAAAAAAAAAGAAAAAGACAAAAAGCACTCTGCTTGTGGGGCGAAATTG
This genomic window contains:
- a CDS encoding LL-diaminopimelate aminotransferase (produces methionine from 2-keto-4-methylthiobutyrate and glutamine in vitro; mutations do not affect methionine salvage in vivo however), with product MIPDVSERLKKIPPYLFASIDRLKREAIKAGKDIIDLGVGDPDTPTPQNVIDRLLQAAKNPAHHRYALDQGMPLLRIAISRWYEKRFGVVLDPDKEILPLIGSKEGIAHIPLAFINPNDEVLVPDPCYPPYKSGTILAEGKVRIMSLLESNAFLPDINEVKKQGLNRVKMMFLNYPNNPTGAVADKVFFEEVVEFAIKNNILVCHDAAYSEIAFDGYKPVSFLSIPNAKEIGVEFHSLSKTCNMSGWRIGWVCGNSKAILALGRVKSNIDSGIFQAIQEAGIEALNIPDGFLKNLNLMYQERRDVLVEGLKQIGWNVKKQKATFYVWIPVPPGHTSSEMSTTLLEKANIVVAPGTGFGPNGEGYIRIALTVDKNRIKEAVERIARIK
- a CDS encoding 2-amino-4-hydroxy-6-hydroxymethyldihydropteridine diphosphokinase codes for the protein MEKYWNERVFIGVGSNVGKRELFIKKALDLIRNNRQMRLVKISSIIETEPVGSSKRKFLNAVIEIRTILSPVQLLKRLKYFEKILGRKNTGHWGAREIDLDILYFGKRKINTSSLRVPHPFIQERDFVQILLSEF
- a CDS encoding arginine--tRNA ligase, with translation MDIFRYNISLVLSEILHLPSQDIDGLIEIPPEEHLGDYALPCFRLGSVLKQSPQKIATDIASNIAQIDFVKEVKTSGGYVNFFLNTEIFISRALNQIEKGGFGKSEQGRGKTVVIDFSSPNIAKPFSVGHLRSTVIGNSLSRIYEYLGYNVIKINHLGDWGTQFGKIIVAFEKWGKQELLDSDDPVKYLVELYVRFHEESKKDTSLEEIARTRFKELEEGKKGVVLLWEKFKVISLKEFQRIYDILGVQFNSVTGESFYNTGTEDFIKRISSMGLTKESQGALIVDLERFGMPPLLLRKSDEATLYATRDLVCAIYRYEKYRFDKMLYVVGQDQRLHFKQVFQVLKMMGHSWADRCFHIDFGMIRSGGEKMSTRRGRVVLLEDVLTLSNNYVGIIMKDRPFSETAKQTIARNVGVAAVIFSDLKNKRIKDIDFDIEKALSYNPQDQTFKGQTGPYLQYINARLSSLLKRYGKPIEKDVTLQPLKDEQEFKVVRALYRYPEIVINAANSNEPSMIADYLLDVASLFSTYYQDKNKHKIISDNEPLSSARIRMCSGVKDVLLSGFYLLGINAVEEM
- a CDS encoding DNA protecting protein DprA; translated protein: MKDDTRYYLLLSLVEGLGAVGISKLIERFGSAKEAFDAKKIQSSDIFKKADQIVFTSRKKGIDIISLSDLQYPGFLKTIPDPPPVLYTLGNLEGDVARIAIVGSRSSTYHSLNIAETISSGLGGAGITIVSGFARGVDTAAHRGAVLCSSKGGGRTIAVMGCGVDIIYPEENKKLYEDIIKKGAIISEFPPQTPPFKTNFPKRNRIISGLCLAVVVVQATRYSGALITARLALEQGREVFTVPGPGGSERYRGSNDLIRQGAKIVESATDILEELQPVLKSHISYWQKDDKENNNTEYPTDDPVLNLLSEEPIHIDTISEKLLIDIPRLSTKLFEFEVKGLIKKLPGGKYIKK
- a CDS encoding DNA polymerase III subunit beta, with protein sequence MRFQIKKDVLYKTIKPVLNVVSTKTTLPILLNILIDVEKDRIHFSSTDLDIAMTTTIQTSNSENINIEEAGSITIPGKRIGEILDKLPNEKIVFSSLKNNILRMDCQKCFFRLIGLPREDFPKIPVFSETNKIKIEQKKLKEALTLTSCATSRETERYGLNGIFFEFMKDTIRFVATDGRRLAYVDKKITPENKIEKNITVPTKTINEIQRIIEESGDVEISLTDNQICFSTNIDTFQSGVSINLNLISRILDAQFPDYKQVIPKQGNKRIHLKTQEWLGALKRAALFTTIDDPAIKLDIMKNKLVISKITPDIGEIREEIDTNYKAEEISIGFVPHYLIDVVKNLPDEEIDIDIVDTEVGKVSVVKIKDGQGMDYFHMVLPIALE